One genomic window of Falco peregrinus isolate bFalPer1 chromosome 18, bFalPer1.pri, whole genome shotgun sequence includes the following:
- the SLC25A39 gene encoding probable mitochondrial glutathione transporter SLC25A39 isoform X2, with amino-acid sequence MAEKTSPSPCGGITPLQQMLASGTGAILTSLFVTPLDVVKIRLQAQRTPFAKALPVRSVPWGTQQATWKCFLYCNGLMDHLYVCQNGNSCTAWYKTPTHFTGTLDAFVKITRYEGIRSLWSGLPPTLVMAVPATVIYFTTYDQLRDYLHARTGSRGHHIPLLAGALARLGAVTVISPLELIRTKMQSRQLSYRELGVCIQSAVAQDGWLSLWRGWGPTVLRDVPFSALYWFNYELVKEWLCRQACLDEATFMISFASGAISGTVAAVLTLPFDVVKTQRQIELGDSEVHPVAASKPSSTWLLMQRIHAESGTRGLFAGFLPRVIKVAPACAIMISTYEFGKTFFQKLNQERRLRTL; translated from the exons ATGGCCGAGAAGACATCGCCGAGCCCCTGTGGGGGCATCACGCCGCTGCAGCAGATGCTGGCCTCGGGGACAGGGGCCATCCTCACCTCCCTCTTCG TGACGCCACTGGATGTGGTGAAGATCCGGCTGCAGGCCCAGAGGACCCCCTTCGCCAAAG CGTTGCCAGTGCGGTCTGTGCCCTGGGGCACTCAGCAGGCCACAT GGAAGTGTTTTCTCTACTGCAATGGGCTCATGGACCATCTATATGTTTGCCAGAATGGCAACAGCTGCACCGCCTGGTACAAGACCCCCACTCACTTCACTGGCACGCTG gaTGCCTTCGTGAAGATCACACGCTATGAGGGCATCAGGTCTCTGTGGAGCGGCTTGCCCCCCACCCT GGTCATGGCTGTGCCAGCCACCGTCATTTATTTCACCACCTACGACCAGCTCCGAGACTACCTGCACGCTCGGACGGGAAGCCGGGGGCATCACATTCCCTTGTTGGCCGGGGCCCTCGCCAGGC TAGGTGCTGTGACAGTCATCAGCCCCTTGGAGCTCATCCGCACCAAGATGCAGTCGCGGCAGCTCAGCTACCGGGAGCTTGGCGTCTGCATCCAGTCGGCCGTGGCTCAGGATGGCTGGCTGTCCctctggaggggctggggacccACCGTGCTGCGTGATGTCCCTTTCTCAG CTCTCTACTGGTTTAACTACGAGCTGGTGAAGGAgtggctctgcaggcaggcCTGTCTGGATGAGGCCACATTCATGATCAGCTTCGCATCCGGGGCCATATCCGGGACG GTGGCTGCGGTGCTGACGCTGCCCTTTGACGTGGTGAAGACCCAGCGGCAGATCGAGCTGGGAGACAGCGAGGTGCACCCAG TTGCAGCCTCCAAGCCTTCCTCCACCTGGCTGCTCATGCAGCGCATCCATGCAGAGTCTGGCACCCGGGGGCTGTTTGCAG GCTTCCTGCCCCGCGTTATTAAGGTGGCACCCGCCTGC
- the SLC25A39 gene encoding probable mitochondrial glutathione transporter SLC25A39 isoform X1: MAEKTSPSPCGGITPLQQMLASGTGAILTSLFVTPLDVVKIRLQAQRTPFAKGKCFLYCNGLMDHLYVCQNGNSCTAWYKTPTHFTGTLDAFVKITRYEGIRSLWSGLPPTLVMAVPATVIYFTTYDQLRDYLHARTGSRGHHIPLLAGALARLGAVTVISPLELIRTKMQSRQLSYRELGVCIQSAVAQDGWLSLWRGWGPTVLRDVPFSALYWFNYELVKEWLCRQACLDEATFMISFASGAISGTVAAVLTLPFDVVKTQRQIELGDSEVHPVAASKPSSTWLLMQRIHAESGTRGLFAGFLPRVIKVAPACAIMISTYEFGKTFFQKLNQERRLRTL, translated from the exons ATGGCCGAGAAGACATCGCCGAGCCCCTGTGGGGGCATCACGCCGCTGCAGCAGATGCTGGCCTCGGGGACAGGGGCCATCCTCACCTCCCTCTTCG TGACGCCACTGGATGTGGTGAAGATCCGGCTGCAGGCCCAGAGGACCCCCTTCGCCAAAG GGAAGTGTTTTCTCTACTGCAATGGGCTCATGGACCATCTATATGTTTGCCAGAATGGCAACAGCTGCACCGCCTGGTACAAGACCCCCACTCACTTCACTGGCACGCTG gaTGCCTTCGTGAAGATCACACGCTATGAGGGCATCAGGTCTCTGTGGAGCGGCTTGCCCCCCACCCT GGTCATGGCTGTGCCAGCCACCGTCATTTATTTCACCACCTACGACCAGCTCCGAGACTACCTGCACGCTCGGACGGGAAGCCGGGGGCATCACATTCCCTTGTTGGCCGGGGCCCTCGCCAGGC TAGGTGCTGTGACAGTCATCAGCCCCTTGGAGCTCATCCGCACCAAGATGCAGTCGCGGCAGCTCAGCTACCGGGAGCTTGGCGTCTGCATCCAGTCGGCCGTGGCTCAGGATGGCTGGCTGTCCctctggaggggctggggacccACCGTGCTGCGTGATGTCCCTTTCTCAG CTCTCTACTGGTTTAACTACGAGCTGGTGAAGGAgtggctctgcaggcaggcCTGTCTGGATGAGGCCACATTCATGATCAGCTTCGCATCCGGGGCCATATCCGGGACG GTGGCTGCGGTGCTGACGCTGCCCTTTGACGTGGTGAAGACCCAGCGGCAGATCGAGCTGGGAGACAGCGAGGTGCACCCAG TTGCAGCCTCCAAGCCTTCCTCCACCTGGCTGCTCATGCAGCGCATCCATGCAGAGTCTGGCACCCGGGGGCTGTTTGCAG GCTTCCTGCCCCGCGTTATTAAGGTGGCACCCGCCTGC